TACATTATGATTAATGGTTGAACGCTCCTTTACGTGCTTCCAACTTGTACTATGACTGGCCAATGCTATATTGTTGATATTTTGCTATGTTATGTTCGCTTTTTCCGTGGTGTtatctttgataaatttttcatggACGACAATGTAACATGTCATCGAACAATTGCTGTTGAGGAGCGTTGTACAgagcgaggatattcaacgcCTCGTATAGCCAGCACGTTCTCCAAATCTGAATCCAATTGAAAATGTGTGGAATGCTTTGGGGAGGCGTGTTGCTAGTCCAGAATGTCATGCGATAAACAAGGACACCCTCATCCGTACACTGACAGAGGAATCGGGGAAAAATTTTCCCCAACAGCCACTGAACACTTGTGAAAAGCATGCAACGACGTCTGGAAACTTGAATCGCTTTCCATGGTAGTCATACCCCCTATAGACATCTTACGCTAGGATGCCTACAAATGGAATTTCATTTTCAGCACaaaacaactattttgttcCTTCAACACATCTCAAACTTCCTGGGTTTCAGAgcacaataaatttcattatcttttttgAATATCCTAACATTTTCcaatcattctttttaaatatcttttttccccccaggtttcttttaaaaaaaaaataaaaacgcctGAAGTCAATCTCTCTTCAAACTGTTTAACACTACCCCTTTACTTTGCGAACTTATTACtagaattttagattaaaaaaagttttagaacttAATGGACATGCTTTAAGCAGCcagaagatatttaaaatataaataataagatgTTTTTGTGAAGACATGataaacactattttttgtaaaataaaacagtttattgacatttaattactcaaaagaaatttagtttagttgttcttttgttttaatcttttttttccctttggttacaaatatattacaatttaagtCTATTTAAATGAACAGACATTTGGGTGAAACAGTGTGTTACAAAATTAGATCGTCTTTCTCAAATACAAATTACAATACAATTAAATCTTTTGGCTTtagatacaatattttaaaaaaaaaaaatacaaatactatTTTCCAAAACACTTTACTAATACATTGTCAATTAAATAAAGAGTgacaaatagaaataaaatgtattgatattttcaacatgtatattataacattaattcTGAGTGGAAAGGagccacatttttttaaaaaaaggaaatcctaatttattagatttagcTTGATTGAAATACTGtctgttgagaaaaaaaaatcaacattgtTGGTACAGAGTATGTATACTGGTTGTTCTTTAACTAttgtatttaaatcaaaatgtattgaatttggaagtaagtttaaaataggattgccttttaattttgttaatttgacATCATTcatgttttgattaaaattatatttaattactcaaaatattttgacaattaaaaCATTCATATTAAAGAACTGACAATAACTATATCATGAAAAGATAGGCAActtctaaatatttcatatttttaatgttttacacagtaattcaaaacaaaattaagtaagaGCTATTAACTATACATAAGCTtgataaatggaaattttattaaatatctttttatgacTACAATCAGCATATACCATATCCTACTAATATTCAATCTAACTAGTGGTATCAAGTTTCTTTAATTgttaatgttttcttaatttttttaaaattataaatcattttaacatattaaaaaaaagtgtagttatcatttaaatttacaaataaagatTGAAGTATCTATGTTTATCACTCTGATATAATGTTTGATAACAACGTAATGGACTTAACAAACTATATAAATAAGCTtaagtttgtctttttttaaattaaaattgctagTATTCagaaaaacagataaaaataagttaattgatttaaataaaaaattaagttaatttataaagttaaaaaatttgagtaaattaaaaacttttattatgtcTCCATAAAAGTTGAGAACACTTTAAAagacagtttaaaatataatttttccactgTAGAAATTTGTACATTTACTTCTTAtcgtttttcaattaaaaaataatttccgaaTTTATCTACATCATAATAAAAACACgtggcaaaaattttaaaaatacaacacagttttccattctttttcttttttttttaaattgaacaacaTAATGAGAggtcataaaattgaaatattatgaacAACTCATTTCATatacttaatcattatttaattgaattttacaaaagtacaatatgtatttatatttgttcaaaaaattggcATGCTCACAAGAAATGCAATGCTTTCTGGCAAcagttttacaatttaaaatagcaaaattttcagTGGGCAAGTTTGTAACAACTTTCATATTCCTGAAATGTTACAGCTTACTTTATttacaggtaaaaaaaatagagaggcTTAGTATATCACAGAAATTTATACACATTTCATTTATTGTCTATGTAATTTTTAGAGAGCTTATCAACCACTGTTTTAATTTACACTGGATTGATAGATGTCAAGAGAATTGTGTTGagctacaaaaaaataaaagataaacttataTGTAATATGtactttatttctgaaatacaaTATAGCAGAAAAACATTAAGAGTGTTCTTCAAAGCTCTTtcacttagaaaataaaaacagctaCAGTTTGAGAGGTTTAAACTTGAAGCaaggttttgattttaaattaaataagctactttagtaaaaaagaatttcctgctttttaaaatagacaagtaacttaaatttttaaaaacttattaaacttttttttaaaaataactagtttgGAAAGATTTTTTAGGAGCTAATTTATCCCCTCTTCTCAAATTTGAATACTGACGTATAAAGATACATTTTCCCCCTGATTCTAGATAGATATGAGtatcattacaaaataaataagtaaaaattatatgctgAACAGTTTGTAAGAAGAAAATGGAGTGTTTTTTTAGTGCAAGACCATATCAGAGGATAATAAAGAATTATGGCTTTCTGGActtgaatcaataaataattctcaatattataataattctctacattaaaaatgcattttcatgttaattaaattgtgtttttttcataattagcatAAAGGGGGATgactaaatatgaataaattcaaacttagctaaataacttttacaatCACACAATGcctataaaaatagcaaattattgtgtaaaaaaaaacattatttcatatGACAACAGAGCCTTTGAAGAACAGcctcaaatagattaaaatctaaaccaagctattttaaagcataatttttaattacaaagactgtaaataaataattaaacttagaaaaatagaaTCAAGTAACTAGTAGGCAAATTATTTGACTAGTGTTGACCCTCTGGCACTTTCAAAATTTGGAAGCCTGTTTTGCAGTTTTACCTCTATGCACAGTTTTTCTATCGAATAACTGTGGTTTTACCTCAATATACACATTGAAATGCAATCTTTATGCATGCAGGGACATCAGAGGATTAAAATGTAtagcatttataaatatgtagttGGCCCAAATTTAATTGAGCTATAAATTTGTTATaccaataaatgaaaaagaataatcagATTTTGAACAGAATTAATACATTTAGGAAGACCtagagaaataaaactttttgacaaaactaaacaaaattgtatacaaattcataataattcaaGCATATTATGCATTTTCCTTTACTTTACACTTTTGACCTTATCCTTCTTCAGTatcaggattttattttttcttaatttcaaaatgttaacagttttaagcttttttattcaaaaaagggaaaaaaatgtcttGCGCAAAAGGAAACTTTATATGGtgtgaataatattttcaaattatcttcATCTATTTCTCTATTTAGTCcagaatttttgaaactttactttttttcttagtacACTCATGgtcttttacattttattattaatatttaggtgtattgaatgaaataagaagttctaaatgaagtaaaattaatacatttttttcttcaaaataataaaactgctCATGCATGTTAATAAGGAAGTTTCTGTATGCAGTGGTGCAAATTATggttctctttttaaaaaaaaatatttaaaggctgaaataaatataaatacacaaaaataaggccaaatttgtaaaataggCCCCCcccattaaaaaagaaatcacccTGACTAGCTTTGGTTCGAATGACAAGATTTTCATTTACCAAGTGGCAATTTTAATGGCTTGAAGGATGAACCTACGAAACTTAAATCATGCTCACTATTAATTAGGTTATTGAATCAGACAAAAAGGTTTGTCTTTTGAATGTACTAACTTCGGCTATATATACAGTaaggaaaatatggtcccagtAGTTTagtaaaaagagagagagattcAAAGCTCAGAACCAATAATGCTAGTTTATGTTAGTGAtgattaatgtatatttttccaCATCTttggaactttttaagcaaattggaaactttttttttataagaaataaaatttcttaaattttataatagtaaaaaaaatgttgaactGTAATACTTACGAATTTCTTTTAACCTTcagatgcagaatttttattaaacatattcttcatactttttttccattattttgtattaattcaggtcaaattaagtgaaaaatattatgtttagatttttaatagtttatggttatgaaataggCATAAATAGGTAAAGAAAGGGACACACGTGCCCCTCGGTAAATATGGACCGATGACTAACTTCCAAACAAAAACTacttgcagttatttagatcttaGAGAAAcagtaatatattataaaatttttttaatcttacaaAATCGAAAGGTGAtcaatttttgaacataaacgaaaaaaaaattaggaaaacttttttttccccgatttttatattttagtacaaatataattccgatattttaaaagattcttttggtaactattaaactgttttttagaattaaaaaatagcagaaTATATTTCTACTAGTAATAAGAgcatcagaaaaatatatatgtaaaaggACTTCAGTGTCTCTTCTGCGCCAAAgagttaaattatgaaattttaaatgataaaaatttcttttcaaaattcgaaTGCAATTGCTCGAATAGTTTATAAATGATCAAacttaaaagaagtaaaatttttatttctcgagGACTTCcggttttatttaaattttgttatagtGTATAAATTCAGTATTAGTGAAATggagtttttgttttaattagcctaatatttttcataacacaATTCCCACAAACtacttaatttcattaaaatatatgaactaaaaacaaaatttgtttgctAGGGCTCATATCTGCCGTTGATAGCAAGTTTAAATCTGGGTCCAATCAAAAACATGTAAAGCAATAAGGTACTGTAATATTTGCTGTGACAGAAAATCCCTTCAGGAGAAAAACGAGGATTAATAACCTCAAATGCCAAATACATCAAAAGAACACACACATAACAACACACATTGAGGAAATAAAGGCGGTTTTGAGTTGGTCAGAAATAAGGCCCAAATTTAGTGCAATATATTGTATATTGTACTATACATACAATATACAATAATGCAAAGTATACTGAAGTAATCAAAAATAgcactcaaataaaatttttgataaaaagtatagtagtacttaaaatatgtgtttctaaatttagcctaactatattatatttacattgCTGATTTAAATAGTAGAATTTACAAAATtgggttaaaaaaatctttttttggcacattacaatatttcaaacaatttttttacaaaaacagttCATAGAgagataatttaaatgtattatttttgagCATTACATGTCAATATCTTGCACACATAAAAAGCactgatatttattataaaaacatggcttaaaatttgttcaaatgatTAACTAATACTTAATAAGCattcaaatataattgaaaaatggcTTTGTTATTATAACTTGATACTTTTAGCTGGCtcatcacaaaataatttaattcatcaattccagtttcgaaaaataaaagaaaaaagcattttatatgtACTTAGGTCATGGTGCATGTTGAAGAAAATGTCCTAGTTACATCAATAGCAGTTAGTAATAAGTGCATGCTCTTTAATTAACATGTTAgttggtgaaaaaataaattatttaagacatAACTTTTACACACCGTAAAAATAGACAAAAGCtaggaaagtaaaattaaaccaaaaataatgctgcataaaatatttacaaaaatcaaagtaataatactttttagtgtagcatgaaaataaatagaaaaaaaaattatgtataaaatctttttagtaagtatatcactaaaaaaagcttaatgatttttgttgcttttaataagtaatattttattacaagtgcacttttttaaaaaaaattcgtccaCATTAGAGTAAAAAGACATTTTGTTGCAACaagcaaaacaaatatttcaaagtatttcttATATCATAGATATAGAAAAATCGTAAGgcaatgtaatataaaaactaaacttttatttcaataattttatgtttattgttaatattttaacaaaataaaaaatatgtttcattatttacaaaaagttatcAATTCGCAAAATATTTTGCGTTTCAAAGTAGTTACTAGGAAATTTCAAGAGTACCATTAGAAGATTGAATTACTCAATATCTTGAATCAgccaaatttgaataaaataaaagtttgttgtattaaatttagagcatcttaaaaaatgtaatgaatttttaaaaaaaaaaacatcaaataatttgcatataaatttaagtataaaaagtaaaataaaagagaattaaatGAAGGATGAATGCTAAACGTTCCTAGGaagaaatagaaatgaaaatcattttaaaatgatgcatgagttttgcaacatttaaaataacgagtaagattttaaaatataaagcattttgTATGAAGTAAAGcgactttttataaaattcttaatttttttaccttccACTGTTCACATTCTACAAGATcaatagatttcaaatttaaccaTGTCAGTTTTTGcaccatatttaaatatttcaatgtttatatACAATACATATCATGCACATACTAAATGTTGTCTAACtatgtaaagaagaaaaactacACCATAGCAAGGGATCATagtatttccaaataaattgtaaataatggatattcagtaataattttttattaataataagtacTCACATTACTATATAGAAATAGTAAACGTTATATAGAATAAACACATATTAACTCGTTACCTGTCTTAGTgctatttgcttttattaacgCAAGCAAGGTGtaggaaacaaaattatacatcaaaaaGAAGGGTAAAAAAGGACTAAGCAGGaacataaaaaaagatacaCAAAATATCACATTTCTTAATGCAGGGTTCCcactttatttcagaaaaaaaacaaattccttGAATTTTCAaggtatttcagaaaaatttcaatgtaaattcagaccatattttatcttataaaatgcattttttcatcagaaaactttgacttttgtgagtaaaaaaatagcattgaaTATGGATGGAAGCATGGTAAAGTTTCACTAAAATGTGGAATTTTCACAGCAAATAACtgtaatagatgttagaattatttatattaaatctcaataactgattactgttactgaAAATTCTGAGACTGGTTATTTTACAGGTATGATAAAGAAACTTTCCAGGTtttggcttaaaaaaaaaaaactttcctggGTTACACTCTGCTTTTTAGAGTTATTCCCTTTCATTTCCAGGTCTTATCTGTTTTTTCTGACCCATGGGAGCCCTGTAAAGTAATGTAGAAACCAGGTAACGagttaaagcaagaaaaacatATCCAGAGACACAATACtgagattttaaaatgagaataaaatgcGCATCATGAATAATTACAGAAACATATGATTGGTGGGCTCTAAACAACTATAATGCTAAAATATCACAAACAAAATGACAAGAATAATTGCTTTGTCGCAAAAACAAATGGGTTTGTCTTAAAATGATGCCTATACATTAATATAAGTCTTATTCATAGCTGACATACCCATTGTATTAAATACTAGATTAATATTACACAGAGCTTTTTTTGAGCAGTTCAAAGagcaacaataaaattttgcaggTAAAcccattgtattaaaaattaaatcaatattacacAGAGCTTTTTTGAGCAGTTCAAAGagcaacaataaaattttgcagcCAACCCATTGTAATAAAACTAGATTAATATTACACATAGCTTATTTGAGCAGTTCAAAgaacaatataattttgcacTCAAATAGCAATTTAACCTGCCAGCATTAGCTACTAGATATAAGTTATCTTtggagacttttttttataatcaagtCATTTGGTGTTATTTATATTCCTTCATGCCtttaatatcttattaatatttctatttattttggcTTATCATTatcatcaataataaaattctctgATTATTTCAGGGTATTTAGGGAAGTTAATTAAGACCAGGTTTCAACTATTTCTTCGGGTAAACAAGATTATTTAATGATGTGAGGAACAAGACGTCACTGATTGTAGACAGGACATAAAATTTAACACCAATGttgaaataattgcaatatatattgaaataatttaaatcaaatctcaATGACTACTTATTATTATCGTTCATTTCAATATCAGtcattttacaggtttgggGAGAAAACTAGacttcttctaaatttttcataccAAAATCAACCTGTCTAACAGTTCCAGATTTTCTGAGTTCACCTTGCTTTACAAGaacattgcttaaatttttcattgatttactATTCgcaagatttatttattatcatttttaaaactgaaaatacttcatacaaaatttatttattttcatggcagaataaaatacaaatgacACCTTCAtggttacataaaaaaatctccaaagaaaatataatgagaTTACCAATAAGTATCCAAGCATCGATTTACAATTCAGTGCTATGctgttcttttttctcttccaaAGGAATTTTACATTCATCCCCATTGTGGTCtgttatttcataaatagtGCCAAGTTCCATGGCTCCTCCAAATATAGTACGCCTTttgacttcaaatttttttaacgaatgcCACCAGAGTGTAAGGTCTGGATATATAGTACGAACAGTAACAAGAACAGCCAATATGTTCTTTACCAGGAAGAGAGTAACATCATGATCGTAAAGATTCCACAAATACACCCTAATAGCAAAGTATGGGATGTTAACCAAACCCAGATGTAAAAACTTGTGGAGAAGCTTAAGACCCAGAGAGCGAGGTTGATTTCCAAATTCCGACAGACTCAGCTTGTATAGCGTCATCGTTGGAAGAATGAAATTAATGCAAGAAAGAATGAGTATGGCATTTTCCAGTGGGTAAGTTAACACAATTTTCGACTGTGTGGGGAAGAGTATGCCCAAAAATGTTACActgtcaaaaatttcaaaaacagttgAAGTTATCAAAAAGTGGATATAAGCTTGGCCATCAGAGTGGGGCTCAGCATTATTGTGGGTCTCTACTAGTAAGAGAAACACAACAGCGGATGATGCAATGATGATTTTGAGCAATTGAGTCCCAAATGCTGAGTCAACATCGAGAGATTGAGCAACATCTAGCTTAAACAACAAAACAACTTTTGATGTTAAcaatgatgaataaataaaccACACAATATAAACAAGTGGGAGATAGCCTAAGTTAGATTTTTTGGGGGGAGGTATATTCTTTTTACCAGCAGCCTCTGCTTTCTTCTGTCTTTCctgaaaattggaaaaaaataagcattgaaaattaaaatcagataaataatacatgaaaataGGAGTTTTTGAAAACAGTACTGGTCATGCCAACAGAACGGAGCAAGACTTTTTGGTCCTGTTGCCATTTCAATCCCGCTAACATTCCTTCTTTTGCCatttaactttttctctttcagatattaaaatttaaaaaatgtcatttctttctttaagtagggaattatttgaaaagcgTTTCCAAATTGCGTTGCATGAAAGCAGTTAGTGCAGAAATACAtcattagttaatatttatcataattacataaatgatgaaataaaaaNaattaaaaaaaaaaaaaaaaaaaaaaaaaaggataatttcaATTGAGGATAATTTTCACAACTTGTTCGAAAATTTTGGGCAATACctcataaatattcttaatgatTTTGATGCTCAATTCCAcactttaaatacttaataaccataaaatttttgattttctgtcattgaaaataataaataaaataatttattaagctaaaaaaagttatatctaGGGCCATCAAAACATAAcaactgcaataaaaaaaagggatgaAATGCCTATCTGAAAATAAACGAATCAAATTAGTAAAGGGACTGAATTGGTAAGGGACCAAAATCGGCAGACTACGATAGAAGGAATTTATTCCTTTACTATAATAAtaggtttaaatatttaatgcattaataatacaattaataggtttaaatatttataaatatttaagcgtCTCTATCTGGTttcataataacaataattttcataataataaattcttaagtCATATGttaccaaaaaataattccaaatttgtggttttatttttccttttaaattaattatttacttaaaaaaaagtagtttaacaACACTTTTATTCTAACAGAGTTAAATAGCACTCTAGATAACACTGTTCAAACAAAAACTCttcatactttttaaagaaattttatgactaaagttaaaaatattacagccaaaataggaattttaaacattataggAAATGTCAAGGCGGCatgaatatattaaacattttttataattatataacaaaacatatcacatgataataattttacaatgaagGTTACTTTGTACATTAACATTACAT
This window of the Parasteatoda tepidariorum isolate YZ-2023 chromosome 4, CAS_Ptep_4.0, whole genome shotgun sequence genome carries:
- the LOC107449644 gene encoding transmembrane protein 121B, translating into MIQTEPSSKCSYRLVLHVADCLGLLLIIVLQGSILDYYLILHNGGNAAWYFWFLADFLILIAFMAAAVISYRFYQKKERQKKAEAAGKKNIPPPKKSNLGYLPLVYIVWFIYSSLLTSKVVLLFKLDVAQSLDVDSAFGTQLLKIIIASSAVVFLLLVETHNNAEPHSDGQAYIHFLITSTVFEIFDSVTFLGILFPTQSKIVLTYPLENAILILSCINFILPTMTLYKLSLSEFGNQPRSLGLKLLHKFLHLGLVNIPYFAIRVYLWNLYDHDVTLFLVKNILAVLVTVRTIYPDLTLWWHSLKKFEVKRRTIFGGAMELGTIYEITDHNGDECKIPLEEKKEQHSTEL